In Candidatus Bathyarchaeota archaeon, a genomic segment contains:
- a CDS encoding AbrB/MazE/SpoVT family DNA-binding domain-containing protein: protein MSQVAVSRVGKKGVIYIPKRILKLLGINEKDKVLMKVENDKLVLEFIPNPLSLAIKVKKWAKTTVEEFERESEEEQYQLLHK, encoded by the coding sequence TTGAGTCAGGTAGCTGTATCTAGAGTAGGTAAAAAAGGAGTTATTTATATACCCAAGCGTATACTTAAGCTATTAGGCATAAATGAGAAAGATAAGGTTCTAATGAAGGTTGAAAACGATAAGCTAGTGTTAGAGTTTATACCTAATCCCCTCTCTCTTGCTATAAAAGTAAAAAAGTGGGCTAAAACTACGGTTGAAGAATTTGAAAGAGAATCAGAAGAAGAGCAGTATCAGCTGCTTCATAAGTAA
- a CDS encoding HEPN domain-containing protein: MINKEMAKDYLARAERCLKEASLAIKDEDAGGALRRAQEALELAVKALLRLIGIEYPKAHDVSDALIENSSKLPEELKEKIEDLAELISELASIRGPAFYGYETEGIPASKAFKKDYAENVYKKVKSYVKAIDLSMRKYLS, translated from the coding sequence TTGATTAATAAAGAAATGGCTAAAGACTATCTTGCTAGAGCTGAAAGATGCTTAAAAGAAGCTTCTTTAGCTATAAAAGATGAAGATGCAGGTGGCGCTTTAAGAAGAGCTCAAGAAGCTTTAGAGTTAGCTGTTAAAGCTTTATTAAGGCTTATAGGAATCGAATATCCAAAAGCTCATGACGTTAGCGATGCTTTAATAGAAAATTCAAGCAAGTTGCCTGAAGAATTAAAAGAAAAAATTGAAGATTTAGCTGAGCTTATATCAGAATTAGCCTCCATAAGAGGCCCAGCCTTCTATGGTTATGAAACAGAAGGAATACCTGCTTCAAAAGCCTTTAAAAAAGATTATGCTGAAAACGTTTATAAAAAAGTTAAAAGCTATGTTAAAGCTATAGACTTATCTATGCGAAAATATCTAAGTTAA
- a CDS encoding nucleotidyltransferase domain-containing protein, translating to MIKFNEEYYSLLKAYTSILLSLFNEKLYSICLFGSLARGEAKLESDIDLLIVIKGLPKDIWLRYKKGYKAKKKLKEAEVYKNLKKTGKPYLISEVYLTPEEVENHPPILLDLIEDGIIIYDKKNFLKTVLNEIKKKLKELGAKRVSTSKGKYWILKPDLKLGEEIKI from the coding sequence ATGATTAAATTTAATGAAGAGTACTATTCTTTATTGAAGGCTTATACCTCTATTCTTTTAAGTTTATTTAATGAAAAGCTTTATTCAATATGCTTGTTTGGCAGCTTAGCTAGAGGAGAAGCTAAACTTGAAAGCGATATAGATTTGCTTATAGTTATTAAAGGTTTACCTAAAGATATTTGGTTAAGATATAAAAAAGGTTATAAAGCTAAAAAAAAGCTTAAAGAAGCTGAAGTTTATAAAAACCTTAAGAAAACTGGTAAACCATATTTAATTTCTGAAGTTTATTTAACGCCTGAGGAAGTTGAAAATCACCCTCCAATTCTTTTAGATTTAATTGAAGATGGAATAATAATTTATGATAAAAAAAATTTTTTAAAAACTGTTTTAAATGAAATTAAAAAAAAGCTTAAAGAATTAGGTGCTAAAAGAGTTTCTACTTCAAAAGGAAAATATTGGATTTTAAAGCCTGATTTAAAGCTTGGCGAGGAAATTAAAATTTGA